In a genomic window of Clavelina lepadiformis chromosome 7, kaClaLepa1.1, whole genome shotgun sequence:
- the LOC143465569 gene encoding uncharacterized protein LOC143465569 isoform X1, translating to MLLGKAMAFESYWKNLETYVGREAIHLCHHLWYSKQPSSLGFLQLHWQDPSSEKELNLILRSQKQLWPIHKTNLYDAMQTVNAFRNSLNFRKKTLPSLLVSYNEAGTMKTFIVADSIHVRCNNDSRVVLGYVMQFIGCYYYYYSRMPEEEAQRGHCPLFFLYFPK from the exons ATGCTCTTGGGAAAGGCAATGGCCTTCG AAAGTTATTGGAAAAACTTAGAAACTTATGTTGGAAGAGAAGCCATCCACCTGTGCCATCACTTATGGTATAGTAAACAACCCTCATCATTAGGTTTCCTTCAGCTACACTGGCAG GATCCATCATCAGAGAAAGAACTTAATCTCATTTTGAggtcacaaaaacaactttggcCAATCcacaaaacaaatctttatGATGCAATGCAGACTGTTAAT gcaTTTCGGAATAGTTTAAACTTCAGAAAGAAAACACTGCcaagtttgcttgtttctTATAACGAAGCCGGAACCATGAAAACATTCATTGTTGCTGATTCAATCCACGTCAGATGTAACAACGATTCGAGGGTGGTGTTAGGCTATGTAATGCAATTTATcggttgttattattattattactcacGGATGCCGGAAGAGGAAGCGCAGAGAGGCCATTGcccccttttctttctttattttccaaaatga
- the LOC143465569 gene encoding uncharacterized protein LOC143465569 isoform X2, with the protein MLTTLDNKCNSNVERQCRKNEDPSSEKELNLILRSQKQLWPIHKTNLYDAMQTVNAFRNSLNFRKKTLPSLLVSYNEAGTMKTFIVADSIHVRCNNDSRVVLGYVMQFIGCYYYYYSRMPEEEAQRGHCPLFFLYFPK; encoded by the exons ATGCTAACCACACTAGACAACAAATGTAACAGCAATGTTGAGCGGCAATGCCGTAAGAATGAG GATCCATCATCAGAGAAAGAACTTAATCTCATTTTGAggtcacaaaaacaactttggcCAATCcacaaaacaaatctttatGATGCAATGCAGACTGTTAAT gcaTTTCGGAATAGTTTAAACTTCAGAAAGAAAACACTGCcaagtttgcttgtttctTATAACGAAGCCGGAACCATGAAAACATTCATTGTTGCTGATTCAATCCACGTCAGATGTAACAACGATTCGAGGGTGGTGTTAGGCTATGTAATGCAATTTATcggttgttattattattattactcacGGATGCCGGAAGAGGAAGCGCAGAGAGGCCATTGcccccttttctttctttattttccaaaatga